DNA sequence from the Methanofastidiosum sp. genome:
CAAATTAATAAAATCAAATAAACAAATTGAGGATTTAAACGAAACTCTACAGGTAATAAATAAAATTCTTAGACATGATCTTCTAAATAAATTAGCCGTAATGAAATCTTCACTATGGCTTTATGAGGAAAAAAAAGATAAAGCCTTACTCAGTAAGTTGGATCGTTCTGTTGATGGTGGAATAGAATTAATTGAAAGAATTCGAGAACTTGAATCTTTTGTAATTAATAAGGGAGAATTAACTCCGATGAATATAAGGAAGATAGCTGAAGAAGTTTCTACTAATTTACACATTCCACAAATCAATATAAATGGTGAAGCAACCGCATTAACTGACCAGGCATTATTTTCTGTGTTTGAAAATATTATGAGAAATGCAATTATTCACGGCAAATCAGATAAAATTGATATAGATATCTCTTCTAAGAATAATATATGCGAAATACGAATAAAAGATTATGGAAAAGGCATTCCCAATGATATCAAAGATAATGTTTTTGAAGAAGGTTTAAGCTTTGGGGATAGTAAAGGCAGTGGTCTAGGTCTTTACATTGTTAAAAAAACAATTGATAGATACGGTGGCACAATTTCAGTTGAAGACAATAAACCACAAGGAGCTATTTTTGTAATTACTCTAAACTCTCCGTATTGCAATCTCGAAAATAATACACTATAACATTTATAAACTTATAAATATAATAATAATCATGGAAGATTTTGATCAGATTCCTAAGAAACGACCCAAAGCAACAGGCTGGGGAAGATTTTTGCCCTTGTTAGTGATAGGTTATATCCTTTTTACTTCATTCATTGGCTCAATCAGGTTACCGTCTACCGGGTCTTCAGACCCCGTATACTCCTTGTTCTTAAGTTCTAGCATTTTTATCGGCGGAGTCATAGTTGCTGTTATATTGGTATTTTCTTATATGATTTATTCTAGAAAATAAGAACTTATTTAAAGTAATTTTTCTTATTTATTATGAATGTTCAAACGCATCTTTTTAATTGTTGATGTAGGTCTAGAAGTAAGAATAGTGGCAATGTATGCAACTTTAATCTCAAAATGTTCGAATGCATCTTTATTCTTAGTACCTTATACTGATAACAAGGGAGTTTTAGAAAACATTGACTTCATTAAAAA
Encoded proteins:
- a CDS encoding HAMP domain-containing histidine kinase → MEDKLIKSNKQIEDLNETLQVINKILRHDLLNKLAVMKSSLWLYEEKKDKALLSKLDRSVDGGIELIERIRELESFVINKGELTPMNIRKIAEEVSTNLHIPQININGEATALTDQALFSVFENIMRNAIIHGKSDKIDIDISSKNNICEIRIKDYGKGIPNDIKDNVFEEGLSFGDSKGSGLGLYIVKKTIDRYGGTISVEDNKPQGAIFVITLNSPYCNLENNTL